The genomic segment TCCACTGATAGGTTCTTCTTCACCTCGAAGGGTTGGTCTTCCAAAATATGACTCGGGTCTGATACGTACTTTCTCAGTTGGGAGACATGGAACACATTATGTATCCTTGACAAAGCAGGTGGGAGAGCCAGTCGATACGCTAGAGGTCCAACTCTATTCAGTATTTCGTAAGGCCCTACATATCTCAGATTTAACTTGCCACCTCTTCCAAGTCTCATCACTCCCTTGGTAGGGGATACTTTTAAATATACCTTTTCTTCCCGTTGAAACGCTAAAGGTCTCCTCTTTGAATCCGCCCAACTCCTGTTTCGGTCTTGAACTACTTTTAATCTTCCCCGAGTAATCTTAATTTTCTCTAAAGTTTGTTCCACCAAATTAGGGCTAGTGATCAGCTTCTCACCTAGCTCATCCCAATATAAAGGGGATCTACACTTTCATCCATATAACGTTTCAAATGATGTCATACCTATACTGCTATGATAGCTCTTATTGTACGTGAATTCCATTAGTTTCACCAACCTATCCCAACTATCCGAGAAGTTTAGAATACAAGCTCTTAGCATGTCCTCTAATATCTGTACAATTCTTTCTGACTATCCATTCATTTGGGGATATAAGGCGGTATTTAATCTTAGATATCAATCCCTATAATCTCTTGGTAAGACGACCAAAATCTAGACGtgaatttagggttttagtcCGATACTacttcacaattcatttttagactagatatcacattctctcccccttttaGTGGTTTCGTCCTCGAAACCTAAAAGACATAAATATCAAGATAAGTTAACAAAAATTTCAATGCTCTTGCAATACATCTTGGGAATTATTCCTACAATATCTAAATTGGATTTCCTCATTTAATTCAATCAGGCTTCCGCTGTGCACTCTTATTATCCTCAATACCTCTTATCTTCATATTTATATAGCTTAGATAGACATAATCTCTCTCACAAATCCCGCATTCTAAACAGTAGATTATAATGCTCCATAGAGATCAACCTATAGAAAGGATGCCGTAAACACTAACAGtaccattttttcttttgtcacacATTTTATCACAACTTACTTATTCACTATCATAAAATAATCCTTATCTTGATATATGGGTTCCTGCCCACTGTATTTGTAATTGGTGATGGAAATCccttattttcctcaaatttcatATCTATCTAATTTCAAATTCCAGAGAGATCAATAATACATCAAATAGCATCACTCCTATTTTCAGAtcttataacctaagttattaTACCACTAAATGCCATGGGAATCTTATTTCCtttggtcattttttttttcctaactcaattcaatttttgaaaatattaatatctcAAAATCATTTCACAAACTTCTCGAtgatacaaaaatttagaaaattttataccaaAATTATTGTCAAATTCTCATATTTGAATATAATAACTTTATCATAACTTTGGTAAAATATTTATCTATGTATAGAATTTCGAACTCATACAGGTTTAGAAACTGAAAGTGTTTGAAATACATAAGTCAACTAACTATACTTCTTACAGCATTAGAATTTAGGGTACAAAGAGAATTTATCAAGAATTATTGTTAGATTTTTCTATACAATaaggaaaaatatatttttttttctttgtagaATACTTTTATCTAAAGCTCTTTTGAGATTGGGTGGgtataataaaaaaagaaatattttgCACAAGATTGTAGGATATAATTATTCAATATAGttagtcctttttttttatatagatatatatacatatatatttagaaACTATATTTACCAAGCAACTATAAGGTAAAGGTAcatatttaagaaaaaattttgattaaaactatttgtgcaaataaaattttagtttcaccgtttattcatttttagggaaAAAGtatgtaaaattatatattctaagaaatttataaaatatttattgccTGATCATGATGTAATAATACCAAAACTAATAATATCAGCTAGTTTAATAAATGTCTTGAGCATTAGATCTAATTATCGTAGTCCTCAAAATAAGTCAACAAAATTCCAAGATCCAACGTGTATTGCTTGCGTTCGATGACATCATACTGTTGATCATTCATACTTTCGTTGCGCACTCTAATTTCCTCAATATTTTCAGTTTTCTCTATACTAGACTTCAATTAGACATAAGATTATCCATAGATCTGACATCCTAAATGATAAACTTGAAATGTACTATAGAGATCAAAACTTACAAAAAGAACACCCTAAgtacccttttattattattattctttttttttttgtaagtgtcAATCATATCTAGTAGGTGGGCTTGGTTACCTTTTCaacttaacatatatatatagtcaCCACTTACTTACTAAAAGTAATCATCATCTCAATACCTGAGGTCATTCCAGTAAATTCGTAACATAAAATTCTAATACCATTAAATGCTATGGAGtcacttattttcttttaatcccttatccatttcattccaattctcaaaatcacaaatatcttCAGTATCTTTATACCTACTtccaactattacaacttgagcTATAATACTACTAAATATCATAGGAATCTCTTGATCGTTTGGCATCTCCATTCCATTTCCAAAATCATTAATATCCAAGCATCATTTCTGAAACTTTCAGATTataaaacctaagctctgatacaactaaaaaaaaaatcacagcaATCTCTTATTTCTTTTGATTTATTTATCCATTACCTTTTAATTTCCAATAGACAATACTTCAAATACACATAATATTTCCTACACGTCCGACATCTTAAACGTAGAGTGTACTACCAAAATTACATCCAATAAAAGGACATCATAAACACCAATTGTACCATTTCAACTATTCACACATGCAAATTTTCAAGCCTATTTATTTGGTCACAATTGATCATTTCCTAGGATATACTTCATCTAAAGAGTAAATCGTACCTCAAACTCTGTTATCGTTAAATATTATGAAAATCTCTTATTTCACAATATTCTATCCAACCTCATTCCCATTTTCTAAAATCACTAATATTACAAATATCATTCAACATACATCTAGATCGCATAACCTAAACTTTGATAACATTAAAAATCACATGAATCTCTTATCTCCTTtaatcctctttttcttttcatctcatttcaattctAAAAACCCCTAATACCTCAAAAACCATTTCACATGCTTCCGGACCATataacctaagctctgataccattaaAAATGTCACGCCCCGAGCCCGCACGTGCCCGTCACATGACATTCACCGTACTCCCAAGTCCCACTCAGGAATACAAGGCTACACTAACTAATTTACTTTAACAGTACTCAATAATTTAACTAAATAAAGTGCGGTACATATTACATATCAAGGAAAGTCCACGAATATTCAAGACGTTCGTACATTTATTGAAACAGcggaaacaaaagtaaataagactaGCAACTAGAGGTAGCTAGCCTGCCAACTTCTATTCATCTAATGCTAATAAAAGTCATCGTCAGGGtcttctacgtaaaccaatTCATACTCTTCAAAATCTGCAAAAATGGTAAGAAGTGGGTTGAGCGACACATCGCTCAGTAGGTCATATTTACCCCTCTGTTGGACCATGCACTCTTGGTTTTATAGATACATATACAAATATAAGTATAACCCaaatcgtttgcatatcattcaCATCTGTAATTTTGAAAGCAACGTCATTTGTAAAGCAACCAGCAGTAAATAAGGACAAACAATTTAAAAGCATCTTATTGATAGTTGGACATGAGAAATTGTAAAGTCATAAATCATTTCGTCTCAAGTCACAAATCTCTTCATATATATTCGTAATTCAACTCATATCAGTTCATAAGCCTCAtttcaaatcagttcataaatCATTCCATATCAGCTCATAAATCATTCTTTCAGATCAGCTCATAACAAATACATGTAATGACCGGCTACTGAGTACtcagcctagagattaaaccccTTCTAGGTGGGCGATCAATAAGTTCCATGACTACCGATTGGTCTCATTCATATTTgggtcaatcggccggactctataccaggctaccatgaccttgtcaatcggccggactctataccaggctaccatgaccttaccaatcggccggactctataccaggctaccatggcgattagacaggactatagcccctaccgtctattccatgactgctctgagctttacttgtcaaaattcatttcatatatcataTACATAAATCTTTGCTTTCATAAAAGATTCGGCTCATTTTGTATATAACAGCATATCAAAACTTTTCAAATAAGTCACACGGTCCATTTTTGTATGGTAAAATATAGCTTTCATAAATATCCAAGTAAAGCATTTAATCAAACACCTTTCGAGTCAACACAACAAAATAGTATTGAAAACAAGGATCTCATTTTGCAcatttgaaatctcagaagggtaagtaccacctaccttTGTTTGGCTGCTCGAGTGGAACTACCTTAGATCCTTGTATCGTACCTATCAAATGCATAGGTTCCCTAATTAGTTGCTACTtcctataaatgcataaatatacaaCCTCTAAGTAAGTACAAGATTCATATCTAGACCATTATATAGACCCTAATAGCATTCCCCTCAAATTGGACGATTtctatttttggaaagtttcctaattcggaaagtttctatttttagaaagtttcttaatttggaaagtGTTCATTtgtgaagtttcctaatttaaaatgaaataatttattcatAATCCCGTTTACTATCTTGAGTATTATCTTACTatacatatttataatttataattattcattattattattattatcgttCTCGTCGTcgctactttattttattaccacttatatatctatttgttaattagttactaTTACCTTTCACTTTATTTCCACTTTTAAGCATGTgtaagtattattattatttatgtatacatgtacatatatatatatctatatatattgacctattataattattattgtCTTAGTTTATTCCACTCGTATTATATTTGTATCTTTGTTTATATCCTTAATTTACTTCCTCCATGCCCATATTGTTATTATCCTTACTATTattgtttattaattattatttactattattattattatgattatgattattattaatAGTAGTGTTATCGTCAGCattattatttactattattattattattattattattattattttaaacgtttcgtttaataATTTAGAATTTATCTCACCTCATCTACATTAACCTCATAAGGCTAAATTAAGATATCCTagatttttctttaaatatCTTAGacgtaattaattaaataaaagttTTACATGACCAATACTTGAATTCTAACAATTTCTTTAAATTGGGTCCTGAATTTTAATACCCATGATCACCTATAAAAATGGACTAGttatattcaaaatttatttattaaatatttatttattttattttatatttggttaacatctaaattatccctttttcctCTTCGGGTGAGAGCCATGGTTGGCCAGAAGGCCAACCATTTCCTTTTAGACCATGGTCGTCAGAAACCATTTGTTTGACCAAGGTCTGGCAACAACATTCCCTCCATTGGTTGGCCGAAAAGGCCAACCATTTCCTATGTCCATTGTCGCCAGCAAGTGCTGGCGACATCgtctttcaaatttttttttttttttgttttgtcttagGTTGGCCTTGGAATTCTTCCTGTGGCGTTGCCTCTACAACGCCTGGCCGAAACAGAGCAGTGGCAGCCGCCGCTgctcttccctttcttttttttttttttttttttttttttttaaacagatTCAAACACCCTATAATATCAGGGTTAAAATCAACCCCCCTATTCCTATTAACCCAGATACGAATCTTATCAAAACATACATATCTACACCTATATAGCAACGATACATGCCCATAAAATTATTAGAACAGTTGATACAACTATTAAAACTTAAAAGAGAGGTTCTCTTGTGTGAACTCGAGACTTACAGGTTTAGGTGTCTAGTCGTCGGATCGATTGACGGTGTTGCCTGCTTCTCCTTCTCTCCTCTCTGACGGCTTTTGCTCTAGAGAGGTAGACGAAAGAGAGGTAAGACTAGAGTTATTTTTCTGTCTAGGGTTTTAGTAAAATTCTAATCCTAGCAATACTTACTAATAGGTGGCTTGAGTCAGATTTTTACTTTATTAGAGCCCATTAGCCCGTCCTACaattactttactttatttttttcttttacctagcaaattttatctttttaattaaTTGGAAAAATTACAATAATGCCATAACAAAATAGGGGCCAAAAATCGCGGGTTTCACATTGCAGGACAACTTTCTCTCCACCTCATTAGCTTCAAACCCACACAGACAAACACCGCACTCCATCGAAGTCTACATGTTTCCACCACTGATGATGCCAGCACTGTTGTCGGTTCTGGCAACATTTTTGCACCTGTTTCTGCATAGAGATCCATGGCGGGTAATGGAAACTCTTCCTGCTCTTCTCGAACCCTCAAACCTTTCATGAGATGAATCTTCCTCTGAACCTAAAGTAGCACCAGCTACTACTTCTAGTAGAGATCTAACCATATTCTTGAATAACAGCATGGACTCAACTGTGTTAATCAGTAGCAATGATATCGTGCCTTGAGCCGGACAAGGGAAGTTACAACACACCCCCATAGATGTTCcccttttttatttccttaaatTATGATGATTTCAAACAACTAGTTGAAAcggaaaatcaaattcaaagatGGCAGCAGAGATTGTTGAAGGCAAAGAAAGCAAGCAATTTGTTCAGCACCGTACAACATTAATTAACTAGTAGTCGATGGCATTCAAGAATCCCACCTTCGGACGAGTTATATCTATGTACCGATCGAGACTCGGTGCTCTTTTGCTTGCAGTTGGAATCAGGAACTCAGGAAGTGGAAGTCAGAGGAGACCACCACGTATCCTGGACCCTTTTGCTCTTCTAATAATATGCTTACATATGGCACTTTCAGTGCCAGGACCTTAAAATTAATTGCAGAAAGTTCTTGATTTCAGTACCCAGCGAATGGTATAGTAGCATCAATGACAGTTGGCGAATAAGGCATAGCAATACAAGAAGAAGTAGAGTGTTAATGAATTCAGTTGTTTGACTTGTTGCTTTAGTGCCGAGATTTTGTGAAATTGGAAGGATCAATTCCTTTATCCTTGTAGTATGCTTTCTCCGCATTCTCCATCCTTCTCGAGAACATGGACCATTCTCTTTGACACCTCTCTCGTACCTTGTACCATCAAAAACAGCCATGTATTAGCATTCATTCACGGGACTTAGGAGTTGAAAACAACACTACAAACAAATCCTAGaatgcaatttctttttttgagtTTTGCCTTTGGAATCTTACCCCTCTCCAAGCAGCTTGGCCATTCTCAGACTCACCCTAAAAAACACAGACGGGAGAAAGATATATTTATTCCATGTTTACATGGTGAACAAGTCGAATCAAATAGAGGTGATTGCaaacaatatatatacatatatatatacacatacctGGTTCCCTAGTGAAGGAACGGATTGGTGAACAATCCACTGAGCATCAACAATTCCAATTTTCTCATGAGCAGGCTGCAAAAAAGCGTAACAATGTACTTTCATTGTAGCGAAGGCAATGTAGCTCCATAGTAAAATAACAAGCAGGATTGTCAACAAAGTTGTAactgaaaagtgaaaagcacCACTAACCTCGACACATTTTTGGACCCCAAAATCAATGCCCCAACCATGGACCAGGTCATTCTGAAATTCCCGCACAGCGGAAAGATGGTATAATATGCAGTCAGCAAAAGCAGAGATGCTAAGGACTTTGTCTGCTCCAATATCCAGGAGAAAGTATTACAGAAACCTAAGGACTTGAAGCTCCAAAATGATCGTATACCTGAATCATATGCCACACGCAGCGCCATGCGTCTCGAGTAAAGACGGGAGCCATGATTTCCACAAATCTGCAAACATGTCATCTTCTCTAAGCACATAATTCTAATGTCAGCTCAAAAAGGGAAGTGCAATCCATAAGAAAAACAGAAGCACTGATTCATACGCTGCACACGGAGGGAGATGGGGATCAGAGCACCATCCCGGTCTCTCCGTTGTTTCTCTGATCAAAGGACAAGAACAATTAGGTGGGAGATCATGACAACAGTAATATAACATTCAGATAATAAAAAAACATTGGCATTTTCAGCATTACTTTTTGACGAATTGGACTGGACAACAGGGAgataaacgaaaaaaaaaatccaattctTACTTGTGCACTTCGCGATCTTCTCTTCTCTTTGTCAGCTGCCAAGTTAAAACTCCAGTAGGCTCCAAAGCGGGCTGCGAAATTTCCAATCCATGCTTCTTAACAAGTTTTATATATCTGGAAACAGCTCATCATATCAATTATCGGGACTACTATCCACTGACTAGGATTTCGCGCAACAATTACATACTTACTCTTCGGCATTGAAATGTTCAACTCCAAGGTCCTCATCCCATATAAATATGTATTCATAGGGTGCAACAATACTGGGGTGCAAAAATCTTTTGGCATACCACCTTGTACGAAGTTGAAGTTTAAGAGATGAGCCAATTATAGAAAACCAAACAGAGGTACATGAAAAATTATTTGCTAGAAGCTGCTAATATGTCAATCATTTTCTACCATTTTGTCTGTTTAGGAACACTGACATGGATAGCCCGCTTAGACCACTCAAACTCATCCCATTCACTTGTTTTGCCATCATAATGGAACAGAAGTACAGTAAAGTTATCTGAAAACTGTAGGGAAAGATACGATTAGAAAGGAAAACATTTCTGAGACGGGGCATATGGAGGCTGGGGAAGCAGAAAGATGTACACACCTTTTTCACAGCTGCATCAATATTATTCTTCTGATCATAGCCGACAGTGAAGCTCACCAGATATTTCGGTATGTGGGTTAGGTCCTATAATCACAAATTCATTCGCAGATTAAATGTGGATAAAGACTCTAGTGTGTTTGTCTTTCTACTACTGATAAACTCTTTAAGATGCTTTTCTTTAACTATAAACATGGCGAAATGATGAATTGAAAGATTTCTTAGCAGAAAACGTTCATGCATGTTTACGTGTTTATCATT from the Coffea arabica cultivar ET-39 chromosome 11e, Coffea Arabica ET-39 HiFi, whole genome shotgun sequence genome contains:
- the LOC113717819 gene encoding uncharacterized protein — encoded protein: MSDLQKMWVPSNPKGAETLPPGILAIESDFFPRRLSGKPSEDLTHIPKYLVSFTVGYDQKNNIDAAVKKFSDNFTVLLFHYDGKTSEWDEFEWSKRAIHVSVPKQTKWWYAKRFLHPSIVAPYEYIFIWDEDLGVEHFNAEEYIKLVKKHGLEISQPALEPTGVLTWQLTKRREDREVHKETTERPGWCSDPHLPPCAAFVEIMAPVFTRDAWRCVWHMIQNDLVHGWGIDFGVQKCVEPAHEKIGIVDAQWIVHQSVPSLGNQGESENGQAAWRGVRERCQREWSMFSRRMENAEKAYYKDKGIDPSNFTKSRH